One part of the Acidobacteriota bacterium genome encodes these proteins:
- a CDS encoding DMT family transporter, which translates to MKFGWTALAVLGALLIPAQAAMNAKLRIFVYNPLYTAVVNHLVGFLVSLTVVGLTIRLNQPAHARGVFEAPWWALCGGVIGACFIVIATLSVPRIGSASFSVAVIGGQLVGALLLDQFGWLGLAQRSLTPARLTGVLLIFVSIWLMQRE; encoded by the coding sequence ATGAAATTCGGATGGACGGCGCTGGCTGTGCTCGGCGCTTTGCTGATTCCCGCGCAAGCCGCGATGAACGCCAAGCTGCGTATCTTTGTCTACAACCCGCTTTACACGGCGGTGGTCAATCACCTGGTGGGGTTCCTGGTCAGTCTGACGGTCGTCGGGCTGACCATTCGTTTGAACCAGCCGGCCCATGCGCGCGGTGTTTTTGAAGCGCCCTGGTGGGCGTTGTGCGGTGGCGTCATCGGCGCCTGTTTCATTGTGATCGCCACCCTCAGTGTGCCGCGCATCGGTTCGGCCAGCTTTTCGGTGGCTGTCATTGGCGGGCAACTGGTGGGCGCTTTGTTGCTCGATCAATTTGGCTGGCTGGGGTTGGCGCAGCGTTCGCTCACGCCCGCGCGGTTGACGGGTGTGCTGTTGATCTTTGTGAGCATCTGGTTGATGCAGCGCGAGTAG